Genomic DNA from Mycobacterium stomatepiae:
AGGTTGGTTAGTTCAGCCTAACTCGCTGTGAGTATGACCACTGGTCATTCGGTGGCTTTCGGGTATTCGACCAGGCTTGTGTGCTCGCGGCTGGGTCGTTTGCGTTTAGCGGAGCGCGGTCCGGGATAGGGTCTGGGATATGCGGATTCTGGTCACCGGTGCCAGTGGCTATGTGGGATCACGTCTGGTTACGGCGTTGCTCGCGAATCGACACCAAGTGGTCGCCGCCACCCGAAACACCCAGCGGCTCAAGCGTTTCGGTTGGTACAGTCACGTTGCGCCGGTCGAGTTGGATGCCTCGGATCCGGTGTCGGCGCAGGCGGCGATGGACGCCGCGGGCCCGGTTGACGTGGTCTATTACTTGGTCCACGGGATCGGTCAGCCCGACTTCCGCGATGCCGACCGGGCCTCGGCCGCCAACGTCGCGGCCGCCGCCCGTGACGCCGGGGTGCGGCGGATCGTCTATCTGGGTGGCTTCGTCCCGGGCGACGAGGAACTGTCCGACCATCTGGCGAGCCGGGCCGAGGTCGCCGAGGCCCTGACGGTCCCCGACGGGCCGGAACTGGTGTGGCTGGGCGCGGCGGTGATCATCGGCGCCGGCTCGACATCGTTCGAGATGATGCGCTACGTCGGCGACCGGTTCCCGCTGCTGCCGGTGCCGAGCTGGATGGACAATCCGATCGATCCGATCTCCATCCGTGACGTGCTGCACTATCTGCTCGCCGCGGCGAACCCCGAGCGAGTGCCCCCGGGCGCCTACGACATCGCCGGCCCGGACACCACGTCCTATCGCGACCTGCTCAAGACGTACGCGCGGATCTCGGGCCGCTGGCACGCCGCGCTGCCGGTCGGCAGGGTCGACACCTCGCTGGCGTCACTGGTCACCGGGCTCGCGCTGCCGGTACCGCCGGGATTGGCCGGCGACCTGGTGGAATCGCTGGATCACCCGATGGTCGCCTCCAGCAGTGGCCTGCGTGGCCGGGTGCCCGACCCGCCCGGCGGCCTGCTGAGCGTCGAGGACGCCATCGGCCGGGCCTTGACCTCGAACGGCCGGCCCCCACCCGTCAACGCGCTGACCGATCCGCATCATCTCGCCGACACCGATCCCGGCTGGGCCGGAGGGGATGCGCTGCGCATCCGGAGGCTCGCGAGGGCGATCACCCCGCCCATCGCGCGTCCCACGCTCAAGCTGGTCAACATGGTTCCCGGCCCGGTCGCCGGGGCACTGCGAACCGGCCTCGACATCATGGTCACGCTCACCCCGAAGGTCCGTCCGGCATGAGCCAGGCGGCCAGCCCGTACCGCACCAGTGTGTTCTCCGAGCTGCGTCGCGCAGTCACCAATGTCGCTGTGCCACATCACGAGCCGCCGTCAGTGGCAAGACGACGCCGGGTCGTGGCCACGCTCACCCTGGTGATTGGCGCTGCGGTGCTTGGCTTTTCGCTGCGACGCGCGCCCGGCGATTCGGACTTCTACTGGCTGACCCTGGTGTTGGCGGCGGTGTGGATCGTCGGTGGCTTCCTTTCTGGGCCGCTGCATCTGGGCGGCATCAACTGGCGCGGGCGCAATCAGCGCCCGGTGATCAGCGGCACGGTGATCGGCCTGGCCCTCGGCGGCATCTTCGTGGCCGGCGGATTGATCGCCCGCGAAATCCCGGCCGTCGCAACCCTGATCGCGCGGGTGCTGCAGTACGCCCACCACGGCTCGTTCTGGCTGGTGGTATTGATCACCCTGACCAACGGCGTCGCCGAAGAGATCTTCTTCCGGGGCGCGCTCTACACCGCGCTGGGCCGTCGTGCGCCGGTGGCGATTTCGACTCTGCTGTACATCTGTGTCACCCTGGCTAGCGGCAACCCGATGCTCGGTTTCGCCGCGGTAATACTCGGCACCGTGTGCGCGCTGGAGCGCCCCGCAGCGTTTCGTAGTCGGCGCGGTCGACGGCCCGGCAATAGGCGGTCACGAGCCGGTGCAGTTCGTCGCGGTCAACCATTAGTGCCAATTTGGCTTCATCCACCACCTCGCCACGATAGCTCGGTGGTAATGCGCTGGTCGTCAGCGCCTTTCCGGTGAGTAGTCTGTCGAATGTGAAACTTTGCCTCGCTCAGGATCCCGAGGCCGACCAGCTGTTGGCCGACGATCCGCTGGCCTTGCTGATCGGGATGGTGCTGGATCAGCAGGTCACCTTTGAAACCGCCTTCGCGGGACCGAAGAAGATCGCGGACCGGATGGGCAGCTTTGACGCCGCCACGATCGCCGACTACGACCCGGACAAGTTCGCCGCGTTGTGCTCGGAAAAGCCTGCAATACATCGTTTTCCGGGGTCGATGGCCAAGCGCATCCAGACCCTGGCGCAGATCATCGTGGAACGCTATGACGGGGACGCGGCCGGATTGTGGACCGCCGGCGACCCGGACGGAAACGAGCTGTTGCGCCGCATCAAGGGGCTACCCGGCTTCGGCGACGTGAAGGCGCAGATCTTCTTGGCCCTGCTGGGCAAGCAGTACGGCGTGACGCCGAAAGGCTGGCGCGCGGCGGCCGGAGACTTCGGCAAGGCCGGATCGCACATCTCCGTCGCCGATATCGTCGATGACCAATCGATGGGCAAGGTGCGGGCGTACAAAAAGCAGATGAAGGCGGCAGCCAAGGCGGCTAAGTAGTAGGTCACCAGAAGGGAAGGGCGGCAACGTGAAGACACACCTGACGTGTCCGTGCGGAGAAGCCATCGTCGGCAAGGATGAGGACGAGTTGGTCGAGCTGACCCAGGCTCACCTGTCCAGCGTTCATCCGGGCCTGGAGTACGACCGCGACGCCATCCTGTTCATGGCGTACTGACGGGACGGCCTAGCGTCTGCGGCCGCGCCGAACGCTCGACGTCGAATGCCGCCACCGGTGCCCATACATAAGGCGAGGGTGTTGGTGGCTTTAGGGCACCACGGTCGAGCCGATGGTGGGCAGGAACTGGCACTGCTTTTCCTTGGTCGTGACCTGACCGAAGATCGTCGACATGATGCTGCCCGAACCGGTGTCGGCTATCCCGGTCAAGGTCGTAGGCCCGTCGGGATTGATGTCGGTGCGCGGCTGGAGCGTGACGGTGCCCGACTTGCCCGTGGTCAGGTTCACCCAGGTGACATTCAGCGGCAGCTTCTGCACCTCGGCGGGTCCGGGCGTGCCGACCGCGGTGAACACGTAGGCGGTCTGTCCGGCCTTCGGGCCGGGCAGCGGGATCGTGGCGGGCCCCGCCACCGACAACGCGGCTGCTAGCGCGTTACTGCCGTCGGCCAGGCAATTGCTGCCGATCGAGGGATACATGAAGTCCTGCGTAATAGGTGCGCCAGGTCCGAAACCCGGAGCCGCCGCGTCCGGCGCGGGCGCGCCCCCGGCAGCCGGTGCGGCCGCCGGTGTGGCGGCGGGTGCGGCGCCGGGTGCGGGAGCCGGTGCGGCCGCCGGGGTGGGAGCGGGTGCGGCCGCCGGTGTGGGTGCGGGACCCGGAGCGGCACCCGGCACGGGAGCATGCGGCGTGCCGGCCAGCGGGGCCGGACCCGCGGCGTGGGCCGGGTCGATGCCCGTCGGAAGGTGTGCCTGAGCGCCCGGCACGATGCCGACGCCGGGCACATGTTCGGCCGGGGCGGCGTCAGGCGCCGGAGCGGGCGCGCCGGGAAGCGGGGCACCCGGCTCCTGAACGAATTGATTCACCGACGCGGCCACATTCTTCGATTCGGTGGGCGCCGACGGGTTGTGAGCGAACGCCTGCGCGGCGGCCATCAACAGCTGTGTGGCTTGGTCGGGGTCGGTCGCCGCCTGCTGAATGATCGGACTCAGCTGCGACAACGCGGGCAGGCCGGGCAGCCCCGAGGCAACGTTGGGTTGCGGTGTCGGCTGCGGTGCCGCCGGATCGGCCGCCGCGCTCGGGCAAAACCCGAACGCGGCGGCCGATGCCGTCACGACAGCGGCCAAACCCTTGGACAGATTCCAATTGCTTGCCACGATGTCCTCCGGACCTTCGGTAGTGGATTAGCCGGTTAACGAACGGCTCAGGGAATGGCCGAGAGCAGTGACAGCGGCGCAGCCGGCGCGGGTGCGGCCGGTGCCGCCGGCGCCGCGGCGCCCGGGACGGCGCCCGTGGCCAGTGCCGGCAGGTCGCCCGGGAGCGACAGCTTCGGTGGCACATTCAGCGGCAGGCCGGGCAGTGCCGGCATGTTGACATTCGCCACGTTGGACAGCGGCGACGTTGCCGGTGCGGCGGCGGACGCGGGTGTCGTCGGCGACGTCAGTCCCGGGATCGAGCCCAGCCCGGGAATGGCCGAGCTTGCCGCGGGAGTGGCGGGCGCGGCCGGCGTGGTCTGTCCCAGCCCAGGGATCGAGCTGAGGCCGGGAATCGACGGGCTGGCCGCCGTCGGGGTGCTCGGCGTGGTCGCGGCCGGCGTGAGTCCCGGGATGGACGGGATACCCGCCGGGGCAGACGACGCGGGCGGCTGGGCGGCCGAGGCCAGGCCCGGGAACGTGATGCCGGGCTGGGCCGGAGCCTGCGGCGGCTGCGCGCCGAGGGCGGTGGCGAGGTTCTGCAGAATCTGCGGTGCGTTGGCCGCCGAAGCGATCAACTGCTGCGGGATGTTCTGCAGGCCGGGGTCGGGAACCGGCGCCGGGTCGGCGTGGGCGATACCGCCCGTGAGTAGGGCGGCGGACGAGCCGACGACGACGGCGGCGGCTTTCGCGAGAGTCCAGATGGTTGGCATTGCTCCCCCAAGGGATCGAAAACAGGTGACGGAGCCGAAGCTACTTTGATGCTGATGGGATTCAAGTGACACGTGTGGCATTTATTTGATCGTTATCGATACGAGTGATGGCGGTGACCGGACGGCCGCGCAGACGCCCCGAACAGCGGATCGCCGGCAAAGTCGGCGGCACCGCGCGTGCCTACGGTGACGACGGACGACACCCCAGCGTCTGCCGTGGTCGCTAAAGTCAGGCGGGTAGACGTCAATCTGTCCGCCCCGGCGGCACACTTTTCCCGGCGGTTGGCGAGTCTGATCAGCTCCGCCGCGCCGCTGCTATTGGTCGTGAGCATCGCCGCACGGCTCGGTTTGACGTACCTGACGCCCAACGGCGCGAACTTCGTCGACCTGCACGTATACCTCGGCGGCGCGGCCGCGATCGACCACCCCGGCACCCTGTACAACTTCGTCTACAGCGAGCACACGCCGGACTTCCCGCTGCCGTTCACGTATCCGCCGTTCGCGGCGATCGTGTTCTACCCGTTGCACCTGCTGCCGTTCGGCCTGGCGGCTTTTCTATGGCTGGTCGCCATGATGGCCGCGTTGTACGGCGCGATTCGGATCAGCCAGCGCCTACTCGGCGTGCTGCCCGGCAGCGGACACCGTGTCGCGATGGCATGGACGGCGGTCACGATCTGGATTGAGCCGTTGCGCAACAACTTCGACTACGGACAGATCAACGTCTTTCTGATGCTCGCGGTGCTCTGGGCGATCTGCGCCACGCGCTGGTGGCTCTCGGGCCTGTTGGTCGGCGTGGCGTCGGGAATCAAGTTGACCCCGGCCATCGCGGGTGTCTACCTGGTCGGCGTCCGGCGATTCGGCGCCGCCGCGTTTTCGGCGGTCGTCTTTTTCGGCACCATCGCACTGTCGGCGCTGATCGTCGGCGATCAGACGCGCTACTACTTCACCGATCTGCTCGGCGACGCCGGCAGGGTGGGACCCATCGCGACGTCGATCAACCAGTCGTGGCGGGGCGGGATTTCCCGGATCCTGGGCCACGACACCGGCTTCGGTCCGGTGGTCTTGATCGCCATCGCCGCTACTGCGGTCCTGGCCATCCTGGCGTGGCGCGCCGTGGACTCCTCGGATCGGCTCGGCAAGTTGCTGGCGGTCGAGATGTTCGCGCTGCTGATGTCGCCCATTTCGTGGACCCATCACTGGGTGTGGCTGGTGCCGCTGATGATCTGGCTGATTCACGGGCCGTTGCGCGAGCGGCCCGGCATGCGGATCGCGGGCTGGGGCTGGCTGGCTCTGAGCATCGTCGGCGTGCCGTGGCTGCTGCTGATGGCTCAGCCGAACATCTGGCAGATCAGCCGGCCGTGGTACTTCGCCTGGGCGGGCCTGGCCTACATCGTCGCGGCGGTGGCAACGTTGGTTGTCATCGCGGCCTCCGGCAAACGCGCCGCTGGGTCGGATGCCGCGCCGCCTCGGCGGTCGCAAGCGCGGGCCGCGTCGACGCAGGGCTAGCCCGCGACGATCCCGTTGATGTCGCGGGCCATCTCGACGTCGTTTTTGGTGATACCGCCCTCGGAGCGCGTAACGAGCGCGAAAGTCACCGTCCGCCAACGAATATCGATATCCGGGTGGTGGTCTTTGCTTTCGGCGTGCTCGCCCACCCGGCGCACCGCGTCGATGCCGGCCAGGAAACTTTCAAACTTGATCGAACGGCGCAATGCGCCGTCGGCGCGTTCCCAGCCGTCGAGGTCGGGCAGTGCGGCATCTACCTGTTCATCCGTCAGCACGGCCATGGTCAGCAAACCTTTCTACGCGAAAAACCTTGCCCGTTGCCACGTTACGCCACCGCCTTGGACGTTTACTTGCGGCATTTTGGGGAATACCGGAGTGAACCAGTACGGCGCGCGTCTCGTGAAGCAGGTATTGGCCCCGAGTTAGGGAGGCACGTGGCCGCGATGTCCGAGAAGCTCACGCCGCACTTCGAAGAAGTCCAGGCCCACTATGACTTGTCGGACGACTTCTTCCGGCTGTTCCTCGACCCGACGATGACCTACAGCTGCGCCTACTTCGACCGTCTCCAGCCCATCACCCTGGAGCAGGCGCAGATCCGCAAGGTGGATTTGTCCCTGGGCAAGCTGGGGCTGCGGCCGGGCATGACGCTGCTGGAGGTCGGCTGCGGCTGGGGCAGCACGATCCGCCGCGCGGTCGACAAGTACGACGTGAACGTCATCGGTCTGACGTTGTCGGAGCACCAGGCCGCCCACGTGCGAAGGCTGCTCGACGACATGGACAGCGCGCGCAGCAGGCGGGTCCTGCTGCAAGGCTGGGAGCAGTTCGACGAACCCGTCGACCGCATCGTCTCCATCGGTGCGTTCGAGCACTTCGGTTACGACCGCTACGACGATTTCTTCGAGCTGGCCTACCGTATGCTGCCCGGCGACGGGGTGATGATGCTGCACACGATCACCATGCTGACGCCGCAGCAGATGGTCGAAAGCGGCCTGCCGCTCACCGAAGAGTTGAACAGCTTCACCGAATTCATCGGCACCGAGATCTTCCCGGGTGGCCAGTTGCCGCCGATCGAGATGGTGGAGTTCCACGCCTCGAAGGCGGGTTTCAACCTGAGTCGTCGGCAGTCCCTGCAGCTGCACTATGCGAGGACGCTGGACCGCTGGGCCGTGGCCTTGGAAGAACACCACGAAGAGGCCGTCAGGATTCAGTCCGAAGAAGTCTACCAGCGCTACATGAAATATCTGACCGGCTGCGCCCGCGCATTCCGGGCCGGCTACATCGACGTCAACCAATTCACGCTGCGCAAGTGAATACGATTGCAGCACAACACGAATTCTGCTCTACGCGACCGTGAACAGCGCAGTGGCGTGACCCGCTCTGCCCTACCCTGACCGCATGAAACCCGAGGACTTCATTGCTCTGCATCGCGAGTACTTGGAACGATCCGACGCCGTCAAAGTCCTAGCCGACGCCGACGGCGGATGGAGGGTGTACATCGAGATCGGCGGTCCGTACCAAAACCCGGAGCGGGCCGAAGAGGTGGCCAACCTGATCACCGCAGACCTGGACGACCTATACCGAACCCGGGCGTGAGTAGCGACGATTAATCTGGCTGTCGCCCGACGTAATCGGTAGGGCGGTCATCGATCGCGTGGGCGGCCGACAGCGGGCCGGGGTCGACCGGTTAACTTGTTCAATGGCCTCGATACAGCTCTCGATGGGAATCCCCTCTTTCTCCGTCGAGGCGACGGCGAACTGGGAGCACCTCACCGACTGGGCGCACGTGCTGGAGGGCGCCGGGTTCGACCGCCTGCTGGTCTCCGAGCACATCGCGTTCGGTATGAACATTGACGCCTACGCCGATCCGGATGTCGGGGGAACGGCCGGCGGACGCCAGCCCACCGGGCCGGACGGGCCCTGGCTGGAACCGCTCACCGTCCTGACCTACCTCGCGGCGCGAACCGAGCGCATCCGGTTGGGCACCAATATCCTGCTGGCCGCACTGCGTCCAGCCGCCGTGCTCGCGAAAACCGTTGCGACACTGGATGTCCTGTCGGGTGGTCGGATCGACCTGGGGGTGGGAGTCGGCTGGCAGCGCGAGGAATACGAGGTGGCCGGAGTCGATTTCGACAGGCGCGGGGCGATCCTGGACCAGACGCTCGAGGTGTGCACGCGGCTGTGGCGGGAGAACGAGGTCAGCTACGCATCACCGGAGTTGACCTTCGAGCGGATCCACCAGATGCCCAAACCGCTGCAGCCCGGCGGGTTGCCGATCTGGGTGAGTGGGACGGTCAATCGTGCCGTCGCCCGCAGGCTCGCGCGCTTCGGAAAGTATTGGATCCCTTGGGGTCAGGACGCCCGCGACCTCGCCGGCGGAATCGGGCGGATGCGTGCGGCGGTCGACGCCACCGGCGGCGACCCGGACGGGTTCGGGGTCACCGGCTCGCTTCGGGCGAAGGCCGACGCCGACGACCGGCCGGATCTGGCCGCCGTCGCGGCGGACGCCGCCGCGCTGGCGAAGGCCGGCGTCACGGATCTGCGGCTGACGCACTGGCCGCCGCGTTTCGGGAATCGGGAAGCCGATTTGCGCACTTTCGTCGAAGCGGTTCGAGGCGCGGTGACGGCCTGACCCGCCCATGTCGACCCAGATCGTTGTCGCCGGAGCGGTCATCCGCGGCTCGGCGGTGCTGATCGCGCAACGCGTCCGGCCGCCGGAGTTGGCCGGGCGCTGGGAACTCCCGGGCGGCAAGGTCGCGCCCGGCGAAACCGAGCCGCAGGCCCTGGCCCGCGAGCTGGCCGAGGAGTTGGGCCTCGCGGCCGCCGACGTCGCGGTGGGGCATCGGCTGGGTGCCGACATTTCGCTGGATGACACGACGACGCTGCGGGCCTACCTGGTGCGCCTGCTGGGGGGCGAACCCCACCCGCATGACCACCGGGCGTTGCGCTGGGTGACGGCGGCCGAATTGGCGGATGTGGACTGGGTGCCCGCGGATCGCGCCTGGTTGCCAGACCTGGAGCAGGCGCTCTTAACGATGTCGTAAAGGCGTACGCGGCCAAGTGTCGTGGTGGATATCGGGCTGGTAAAAGCGTGGTT
This window encodes:
- a CDS encoding NAD(P)H-binding protein, translated to MRILVTGASGYVGSRLVTALLANRHQVVAATRNTQRLKRFGWYSHVAPVELDASDPVSAQAAMDAAGPVDVVYYLVHGIGQPDFRDADRASAANVAAAARDAGVRRIVYLGGFVPGDEELSDHLASRAEVAEALTVPDGPELVWLGAAVIIGAGSTSFEMMRYVGDRFPLLPVPSWMDNPIDPISIRDVLHYLLAAANPERVPPGAYDIAGPDTTSYRDLLKTYARISGRWHAALPVGRVDTSLASLVTGLALPVPPGLAGDLVESLDHPMVASSSGLRGRVPDPPGGLLSVEDAIGRALTSNGRPPPVNALTDPHHLADTDPGWAGGDALRIRRLARAITPPIARPTLKLVNMVPGPVAGALRTGLDIMVTLTPKVRPA
- a CDS encoding HhH-GPD-type base excision DNA repair protein, which translates into the protein MKLCLAQDPEADQLLADDPLALLIGMVLDQQVTFETAFAGPKKIADRMGSFDAATIADYDPDKFAALCSEKPAIHRFPGSMAKRIQTLAQIIVERYDGDAAGLWTAGDPDGNELLRRIKGLPGFGDVKAQIFLALLGKQYGVTPKGWRAAAGDFGKAGSHISVADIVDDQSMGKVRAYKKQMKAAAKAAK
- a CDS encoding DUF1059 domain-containing protein → MKTHLTCPCGEAIVGKDEDELVELTQAHLSSVHPGLEYDRDAILFMAY
- a CDS encoding Rv1157c family protein is translated as MASNWNLSKGLAAVVTASAAAFGFCPSAAADPAAPQPTPQPNVASGLPGLPALSQLSPIIQQAATDPDQATQLLMAAAQAFAHNPSAPTESKNVAASVNQFVQEPGAPLPGAPAPAPDAAPAEHVPGVGIVPGAQAHLPTGIDPAHAAGPAPLAGTPHAPVPGAAPGPAPTPAAAPAPTPAAAPAPAPGAAPAATPAAAPAAGGAPAPDAAAPGFGPGAPITQDFMYPSIGSNCLADGSNALAAALSVAGPATIPLPGPKAGQTAYVFTAVGTPGPAEVQKLPLNVTWVNLTTGKSGTVTLQPRTDINPDGPTTLTGIADTGSGSIMSTIFGQVTTKEKQCQFLPTIGSTVVP
- a CDS encoding mannosyltransferase, with protein sequence MVAKVRRVDVNLSAPAAHFSRRLASLISSAAPLLLVVSIAARLGLTYLTPNGANFVDLHVYLGGAAAIDHPGTLYNFVYSEHTPDFPLPFTYPPFAAIVFYPLHLLPFGLAAFLWLVAMMAALYGAIRISQRLLGVLPGSGHRVAMAWTAVTIWIEPLRNNFDYGQINVFLMLAVLWAICATRWWLSGLLVGVASGIKLTPAIAGVYLVGVRRFGAAAFSAVVFFGTIALSALIVGDQTRYYFTDLLGDAGRVGPIATSINQSWRGGISRILGHDTGFGPVVLIAIAATAVLAILAWRAVDSSDRLGKLLAVEMFALLMSPISWTHHWVWLVPLMIWLIHGPLRERPGMRIAGWGWLALSIVGVPWLLLMAQPNIWQISRPWYFAWAGLAYIVAAVATLVVIAASGKRAAGSDAAPPRRSQARAASTQG
- a CDS encoding 4a-hydroxytetrahydrobiopterin dehydratase, yielding MAVLTDEQVDAALPDLDGWERADGALRRSIKFESFLAGIDAVRRVGEHAESKDHHPDIDIRWRTVTFALVTRSEGGITKNDVEMARDINGIVAG
- a CDS encoding cyclopropane mycolic acid synthase family methyltransferase gives rise to the protein MSEKLTPHFEEVQAHYDLSDDFFRLFLDPTMTYSCAYFDRLQPITLEQAQIRKVDLSLGKLGLRPGMTLLEVGCGWGSTIRRAVDKYDVNVIGLTLSEHQAAHVRRLLDDMDSARSRRVLLQGWEQFDEPVDRIVSIGAFEHFGYDRYDDFFELAYRMLPGDGVMMLHTITMLTPQQMVESGLPLTEELNSFTEFIGTEIFPGGQLPPIEMVEFHASKAGFNLSRRQSLQLHYARTLDRWAVALEEHHEEAVRIQSEEVYQRYMKYLTGCARAFRAGYIDVNQFTLRK
- a CDS encoding TIGR03619 family F420-dependent LLM class oxidoreductase; this encodes MASIQLSMGIPSFSVEATANWEHLTDWAHVLEGAGFDRLLVSEHIAFGMNIDAYADPDVGGTAGGRQPTGPDGPWLEPLTVLTYLAARTERIRLGTNILLAALRPAAVLAKTVATLDVLSGGRIDLGVGVGWQREEYEVAGVDFDRRGAILDQTLEVCTRLWRENEVSYASPELTFERIHQMPKPLQPGGLPIWVSGTVNRAVARRLARFGKYWIPWGQDARDLAGGIGRMRAAVDATGGDPDGFGVTGSLRAKADADDRPDLAAVAADAAALAKAGVTDLRLTHWPPRFGNREADLRTFVEAVRGAVTA
- a CDS encoding (deoxy)nucleoside triphosphate pyrophosphohydrolase, yielding MSTQIVVAGAVIRGSAVLIAQRVRPPELAGRWELPGGKVAPGETEPQALARELAEELGLAAADVAVGHRLGADISLDDTTTLRAYLVRLLGGEPHPHDHRALRWVTAAELADVDWVPADRAWLPDLEQALLTMS